The Erythrolamprus reginae isolate rEryReg1 chromosome 3, rEryReg1.hap1, whole genome shotgun sequence genome contains a region encoding:
- the CD93 gene encoding complement component C1q receptor — protein sequence MKSLSSLFLHEAKMGNPLQVFWQLLLLGLTVQPSEEVEALCSGTTCYTLNFGRFSWMEAQQKCKDNGGNLMALKSQEEALLVPQLLTKMPQGESGTVSEVRLWIGLHRRKGKCYEKHRPLRGFRWVTGGEDTQYSKWGQEPRETCLSNMCVTLQGSPFSSQELSWVDSLCGNAIAGLSGFLCKFSFQGMCRPLILAGPGMVSYSTPFGVTTNFLDTVPFGSTAEVACEPQGEEIPNTFLVCKPQPNSNVSEWSSPGPFCASLTYGCSYNNGGCEHKCLNQGKGLFQCACHPGYQLARDHLSCVPVDYCSSNPCQGQCKPYPGGFQCLCASGYILADDERSCIDVNECGAPQSPCEQICVNTKGSFTCHCNLGYMPAESDHQACQDIDECVRNTPCDQICVNTHGSFHCSCQPGYQLEGINSSSCLDIDECQEELCEHMCINLVSSYQCSCRDGWILAPNGISCLLSPTSSTSSLSIQGGEWITTDIPPASELPVLLTDPSFQAELEQVFVSQDSTFQSAVVSSELEDKHRNKDERIDKDSHGSKQLLYLILGGVGVLFLLSFALAWVIYRKIKAKEVKKNSKNVTDNYSWVPDQGESKAAGSKEGL from the coding sequence ATGAAATCACTCAGTTCGTTGTTCCTTCATGAAGCTAAGATGGGGAATCCTCTGCAGgtattttggcagctgctgctttTGGGACTGACAGTTCAGCCCAGTGAAGAAGTAGAAGCTTTGTGTTCTGGGACCACTTGCTACACCCTGAATTTTGGACGGTTTAGTTGGATGGAAGCTCAGCAAAAATGCAAGGACAACGGGGGTAACCTGATGGCTCTGAAAAGCCAAGAGGAGGCTTTGCTTGTCCCACAACTGCTAACGAAGATGCCCCAAGGGGAATCTGGCACAGTTTCAGAGGTAAGATTGTGGATTGGGCTTCACCGAAGGAAAGGCAAATGCTACGAGAAACATCGGCCATTGAGGGGCTTCCGCTGGGTGACAGGAGGTGAAGACACCCAGTATTCTAAATGGGGACAGGAACCCCGGGAAACATGCTTGTCAAATATGTGTGTGACCCTTCAGGGGAGTCCCTTCTCATCTCAGGAACTGTCCTGGGTAGACAGCCTCTGTGGCAATGCAATTGCTGGGTTGTCAGGCTTCTTGTGCAAGTTCAGTTTCCAGGGAATGTGTCGTCCACTAATACTGGCAGGGCCAGGCATGGTCAGCTACAGCACCCCTTTTGGTGTAACCACCAATTTCCTTGACACCGTACCCTTTGGCTCCACGGCTGAAGTAGCATGTGAGCCCCAAGGAGAGGAGATACCTAACACCTTCCTTGTGTGCAAGCCACAGCCAAACAGCAATGTCTCTGAATGGAGCAGCCCAGGTCCATTTTGTGCTTCACTCACTTACGGTTGCAGCTACAACAACGGGGGTTGTGAACACAAGTGTCTGAATCAAGGCAAGGGTTTGTTTCAATGTGCGTGTCACCCAGGATACCAACTTGCAAGGGATCATCTTTCCTGTGTCCCTGTGGACTACTGCAGCTCCAATCCATGTCAAGGACAGTGTAAACCATACCCTGGGGGCTTCCAGTGCCTCTGTGCTTCTGGCTATATTTTGGCTGATGATGAGCGCAGCTGCATAGATGTGAATGAGTGTGGTGCACCTCAAAGTCCTTGTGAACAAATATGTGTGAATACCAAGGGGTCCTTCACATGTCATTGCAACCTAGGCTATATGCCTGCTGAGTCTGACCACCAGGCATGCCAGGACATTGACGAGTGTGTGAGGAACACACCATGTGACCAGATTTGTGTAAATACTCACGGCTCCTTCCACTGTTCTTGCCAGCCAGGATACCAGCTGGAAGGTATTAATAGCTCTTCTTGTCTTGATATTGATGAGTGTCAGGAAGAACTCTGTGAACATATGTGCATCAATCTAGTTAGCAGCTACCAGTGCTCTTGTAGGGATGGCTGGATTTTGGCACCCAATGGGATCTCTTGTCTCTTGTCTCCCACAAGCAGCACCTCTTCACTATCCATTCAGGGAGGAGAGTGGATTACAACAGATATTCCTCCTGCTTCAGAGTTACCAGTCTTGCTGACCGATCCTTCATTTCAAGCTGAGCTAGAACAAGTCTTTGTATCCCAGGATTCCACCTTTCAGTCAGCTGTGGTCAGCAGTGAACTGGAGGACAAACACCGTAACAAAGATGAGAGGATAGATAAGGACAGTCATGGCTCCAAGcaacttttatatcttatcttggGCGGTGTGGGTGTTTTATTCCTGCTGTCTTTTGCTTTAGCTTGGGTCATCTACAGGAAAATAAAAGccaaggaagtaaagaaaaattCTAAAAATGTCACAGATAATTACTCTTGGGTACCAGACCAAGGAGAGAGCAAGGCAGCTGGAAGTAAGGAGGGCTTGTAG